In Sphingomonas sp. KC8, the sequence GCGAGGGTTGCTTCCTCACCGGCTTCGGCGCCCAGTGCAGTCAGTTCGGCGACGGCATGTTCCAGCCATTCGCGATCGCGTGCGGCGGTTTCCAGCTCGGCGATGGCGCCGGCCAGCCGATCTTCGGCGCTGCGCCATTCGCGGTGCGCGGCGGTAGCGGCGGCGGTGTCGATTCGGCCGAAAACATCCAGCAATGCGCGGTGGCCACGGGGATTGAGCAGGCCGCGATCATCGTGCTGCCCGTGAATTTCGACGAGATGGGGGGCGAGTTCCTTGAGGAACGACGCCGATGCGGCCTGATCATTCACCGTCGCGCGACTGCCGCCATCGGCCTTGATGATGCGGCGGATGACAAGTGGTTCGCCCTGTTCGGCGCTTAGCCCGTTTTCATGGAGAAGTTCGGCCGTGGCATGATCGTTCGGCAAATCAAAGCTGGCGGTGACAACTGCCTGTGCAGCGCCGTTGCGGACGAGGCCGCTATCCGCGCGCATGCCGAGCGCCAGCCCCAGCGCATCGAGCAGGATCGATTTTCCCGCCCCGGTTTCCCCGGTCAACGCACCGAGGCCCGACCTGAAATCAAGGTCGAGCGCTTCGATCAGCACGATATCCCGGATGGAGAGCGCGGTCAGCATCAGGCACTATCTAGCAGATCGCACGCGCCGCTCGACCCCTTTTTGTTCCCTTGTCGCGAATCGCGGCGAGGAAAGGATCAGGCCGGGTGCTTCTGCACGAGGGCATAAGCGCGTTCATACCATTTGGAGCCGGGATAATTGGCACCGAGCACGGCCGCCGCTTTCCTGGCTTCTTCGGGGACGCCGAGTGCGAGATAGGATTCGGTAAGCCGCATCAGGGCTTCGGGAGCATGTGTCGTCGTCTGATATTCGTCGACGACCTTGCGGAAGCGGATCGTGGCGGCCAGCCAGTCGCGGCGGCGCTGGTAGAAACGACCGATTTCCATTTCCTTGCCGCCAAGGTGATCGCGAACGAGATCGATTTTGAGCCGCGCGTCGGCGGCATAAGGCGTGCCCGGATAGCGGCGCACCACTTCGTCGAGCGAATCGAGGGCCTGCTGCGTGATCTTCTGATCGCGCGTGACGTCTTGAATCTGCTCGTAATAATCCACGCCGATCAGATAGAGCGCGTAGGGCGCGTCCTTGTTGCCGGGGTGGATCGACAGGAAACGCTGCGCCGACTGGATCGATTCAGGATACTGCCGGGCGAGATAATAGCTGAATGCGCTCATCAACTGGGCACGGCGCGCCCAGGTGGAATATGGGTGCTGGCGTTCGACTTCATCGAAGAGCGCCGCGGCAATCTTGTACTGGCCCTTGTCCAGCCGTTCCTTGGCCGCGTTGTAGAGCGTATCCACATCGCGTGCGACATATTTGGTGTCGGCCTTCTTGCCCGATGTCGCGCAACCGGCGAGGGGGGCGATCAGGGCGGCGGCGAGCGCGATGGCGATCGGACGGGCAAGCTTATGCATAAGTGGGGGTCTTAACGCAGCCCAGCCGGCCCGCCAAGCGGGAAGGCGGCGGGCATCGTCTTTCGATCATAACGGCAGCAGTGCAGCGGCAATCCACCGGCCTTCGTGGCGCAGAACGCTCCATGCGCGGGCCGCCGCGCGGCTGTCCATTACTTCCAGCCCAACGCCGCGTGCCTCGATCGCCCGGACGAATGCGACGGGCGGGCGGGCCATCATATTGCCGGTGCCAAGCAGGATGAATTCAGGCGGCGGTTCCATCGCCAACAGATCGGCGACATCGGCCACGGCCAATTCGGTTACGTCCGTCGCAGCCCAGTCGCGGGCGTCATCCGGCGTCAGTTTCAGCCCGCCGGGAACGTAGCGATCCGCGACAAGGAAACCCCGTTCGCGAAAGCCCTTGA encodes:
- a CDS encoding MTH938/NDUFAF3 family protein, which codes for MNREDAPEGPIIKGFRERGFLVADRYVPGGLKLTPDDARDWAATDVTELAVADVADLLAMEPPPEFILLGTGNMMARPPVAFVRAIEARGVGLEVMDSRAAARAWSVLRHEGRWIAAALLPL
- a CDS encoding outer membrane protein assembly factor BamD encodes the protein MHKLARPIAIALAAALIAPLAGCATSGKKADTKYVARDVDTLYNAAKERLDKGQYKIAAALFDEVERQHPYSTWARRAQLMSAFSYYLARQYPESIQSAQRFLSIHPGNKDAPYALYLIGVDYYEQIQDVTRDQKITQQALDSLDEVVRRYPGTPYAADARLKIDLVRDHLGGKEMEIGRFYQRRRDWLAATIRFRKVVDEYQTTTHAPEALMRLTESYLALGVPEEARKAAAVLGANYPGSKWYERAYALVQKHPA